The Henckelia pumila isolate YLH828 chromosome 2, ASM3356847v2, whole genome shotgun sequence genome includes a window with the following:
- the LOC140877780 gene encoding bidirectional sugar transporter N3-like gives MGAFAVHDPLVFALGILGNLVALMVYLAPLPTFYRIVKKKSTEGFHSVPYVVSFLSSILWIYYGMTKSNIILLITINSIGCLIEATYIAIFITYSPKKAKILTIKLLVLLNLVGFGSVVILTQFLVKGSERVHVLGWVAVALSASVYIAPLSIMKQVIRTKSVEFIPITLSFALLLNAVMWFSYGLLLKDFYITAPNILGFIFGVLQIILYVIYKKYTPQGQKEKLPTTVKPIATATSEIHPISSDDSGPMPVEIVTIREEIEVPKVEHEENRVHVVVPNNIHLILSY, from the exons ATGGGAGCGTTTGCCGTTCACGATCCACTTGTTTTTGCACTTGGAATTTTAg GTAACTTGGTAGCTCTCATGGTGTATCTTGCCCCTTT GCCAACATTTTATCGGATCGTGAAGAAGAAATCGACAGAAGGGTTTCACTCAGTACCATACGTGGTGTCTTTCCTTAGCTCCATTCTATGGATATATTACGGAATGACCAAATCAAACATAATTCTTCTCATTACCATAAACTCCATTGGCTGTCTCATAGAAGCCACTTACATCGCCATTTTCATTACTTATTCTCCAAAGAAAGCAAAG ATCCTAACCATCAAACTTCTTGTGCTACTTAACCTCGTCGGATTTGGATCCGTCGTTATCCTGACCCAGTTTCTAGTGAAAGGATCGGAACGTGTTCACGTTCTCGGATGGGTGGCCGTCGCGTTATCTGCAAGCGTCTACATTGCACCCTTAAGCATCATG AAACAAGTAATTCGAACGAAGAGTGTGGAGTTTATACCAATCACACTGTCCTTTGCCTTACTGTTGAATGCTGTGATGTGGTTTTCCTATGGTTTACTCCTCAAAGATTTCTATATCACG GCTCCAAATATATTGGGTTTCATTTTCGGAGTGCTTCAGATAATATTATATGTGATATACAAGAAGTACACCCCTCAAGGTCAAAAGGAGAAATTACCGACTACAGTCAAGCCCATAGCAACAGCAACTTCGGAGATTCACCCCATTTCTTCCGACGACTCTGGTCCGATGCCGGTGGAGATCGTTACAATTCGAGAGGAAATTGAAGTTCCCAAAGTCGAGCACGAAGAGAATAGGGTTCATGTTGTTGTTCCAAACAATATTCACCTTATTTTGAGTTACTAG